A window of the Deinococcus gobiensis I-0 genome harbors these coding sequences:
- the yidC gene encoding membrane protein insertase YidC — MTNKFLLSLAAVGGTLLLAGCGQTGPLPTFGKAIIPEWITADFDGQPGDEYIATSNLQDVVFNARGEVIGWYVKSYAGTPYIKRNADGTYNFDALKNSRSIVNMVGGAAQNGQQPATFAPERRAFALSGGALNPAQSAETTAPTLSLDLPANRQEAVFRYTQGGVSVTKTVVMHPRNFKIDVQTQVTGGDERVNMLFPGLGRADNPDVRAVPVGGQPAGVQGSGTLNVKNIQYAALQEKANQTAHALIVRPQSGTSVDVTLTGGAQGLISASVPASSNLEVYGGKNELIHLYQSGYTSLPGLFKPNIFGEISLFIVKLMESMYKVIGNWGLVLIALTILLRLIMWPLMQTQGRTTARMQVMQPKIKEIQDKYKDRKDVDSQRAMQSEMQQLYRDHNFNPAGCLSTFLPFPILIALWSTIRNFEFDSGFLWLPDLAVPDPFYILALVYLVVNIGQLYVMTRKNPDMFKQQAFIYLIFLYFALTFPAGVTIYIILSTLIGIGQQILINKQVERETATLGVQKAPVRTVTAAKPAAKPAKTIDAPKK; from the coding sequence ATGACCAATAAATTTCTGCTTTCGCTGGCCGCCGTGGGCGGCACGCTGCTGCTCGCGGGCTGCGGCCAGACCGGCCCGTTGCCCACCTTCGGCAAAGCCATCATTCCCGAGTGGATCACCGCCGATTTCGACGGTCAGCCGGGCGACGAGTACATCGCGACCAGCAACCTGCAGGACGTGGTCTTCAACGCGCGCGGTGAGGTGATCGGCTGGTACGTCAAGAGCTACGCCGGCACGCCGTACATCAAGCGCAACGCCGACGGCACCTACAACTTCGATGCCCTCAAGAACTCGCGCAGCATCGTGAACATGGTGGGCGGCGCGGCGCAGAACGGCCAGCAGCCCGCCACCTTCGCGCCCGAGCGCCGCGCCTTCGCCCTGAGCGGCGGCGCCCTGAACCCCGCCCAGTCGGCCGAGACGACCGCGCCGACCCTCAGCCTGGACCTGCCGGCCAACCGCCAGGAAGCGGTCTTCCGCTACACCCAGGGCGGCGTCAGCGTGACCAAGACGGTCGTGATGCACCCGCGGAACTTCAAGATCGACGTACAGACGCAGGTGACGGGCGGCGACGAGCGCGTGAACATGCTGTTCCCCGGCCTGGGCCGCGCCGACAACCCCGACGTGCGCGCCGTGCCGGTGGGCGGGCAGCCGGCGGGCGTGCAGGGCAGCGGCACCCTGAACGTCAAGAACATCCAGTACGCAGCCCTGCAGGAAAAGGCCAACCAGACGGCGCATGCCCTGATCGTCCGGCCGCAGTCGGGCACGTCGGTGGACGTGACCCTGACCGGTGGCGCGCAGGGCCTGATCAGCGCCAGCGTACCGGCGAGCAGCAACCTCGAAGTGTACGGCGGCAAGAACGAACTCATCCACCTGTACCAGAGCGGCTACACCAGTCTGCCGGGCCTGTTCAAGCCGAACATCTTCGGGGAGATCAGCCTGTTCATCGTCAAGCTGATGGAGTCGATGTACAAGGTCATCGGCAACTGGGGCCTCGTGCTGATCGCCCTGACCATCCTGCTCCGGCTGATCATGTGGCCGCTCATGCAGACGCAGGGGCGCACCACGGCGCGCATGCAGGTCATGCAGCCCAAGATCAAGGAAATTCAGGACAAGTACAAGGACCGCAAGGACGTGGACTCGCAGCGCGCCATGCAGAGCGAGATGCAGCAGCTCTACCGCGACCACAACTTCAATCCGGCCGGCTGCCTGAGCACCTTCCTGCCGTTCCCGATCCTCATCGCGCTGTGGTCCACCATCCGCAACTTCGAGTTCGACAGCGGCTTCCTGTGGCTGCCCGACCTCGCCGTGCCGGACCCCTTCTACATCCTGGCGCTCGTGTACCTCGTCGTGAACATCGGGCAGCTCTACGTGATGACGCGCAAGAACCCCGACATGTTCAAGCAGCAGGCGTTCATCTACCTGATCTTCCTGTACTTCGCCCTGACCTTCCCGGCAGGCGTGACCATCTACATCATCCTCTCGACCCTGATCGGCATCGGCCAGCAGATCCTGATCAACAAGCAGGTCGAGCGCGAGACGGCCACGCTCGGCGTGCAGAAGGCCCCGGTCCGCACCGTGACGGCCGCCAAGCCCGCAGCCAAACCCGCCAAGACCATCGACGCGCCCAAGAAGTAA
- a CDS encoding polyprenyl synthetase family protein, translating into MTGVSSLTVPDVAFETRLREVLRSRVEFIELIGDDLQTAGGKRTRPLIGLLAAQALGVHPGQPRWPDVLDLAVCTELLHSASLLHDDLIDDSDTRRGHQTAFRRFGNVVSVMSGDFMLARLLTLLAGLPGAPALTRAFGMAASDICEGEVLQFQVASYADYSFEHYFRVIHGKTAALVELAASAPATLLGATPREHEALATFGREYGMAFQLQDDLLDLTGEEELIGKPVGGDLREGKATYPLLLLLDTPDGDEVRAVLERRAAQEGDLARILDLVSRYGAAEATREEIRRRAGMATEALRALPASEARSALAALAERERDRSR; encoded by the coding sequence ATGACCGGCGTGTCCAGCCTGACCGTCCCCGACGTGGCCTTCGAAACGCGGCTGCGGGAGGTGCTGCGGTCGCGTGTGGAATTCATCGAGCTCATCGGCGACGACCTCCAGACCGCCGGGGGCAAGCGTACCCGGCCCCTGATCGGCCTGCTGGCGGCGCAGGCGCTTGGGGTCCACCCCGGGCAGCCGCGCTGGCCGGACGTGCTGGACCTCGCGGTCTGCACCGAACTGCTGCACTCGGCCAGCCTGCTGCACGACGACCTCATCGACGACTCCGACACCCGGCGCGGGCATCAGACGGCCTTCCGGCGCTTCGGCAACGTGGTCAGCGTGATGAGCGGGGACTTCATGCTCGCGCGGCTGCTCACGCTGCTCGCCGGTCTGCCCGGCGCTCCGGCCCTGACGCGCGCTTTCGGCATGGCCGCCAGCGACATCTGCGAGGGCGAGGTGTTGCAGTTTCAGGTGGCTTCCTACGCCGACTACTCCTTCGAGCACTACTTCCGGGTCATCCACGGCAAGACGGCCGCCCTGGTCGAGCTGGCGGCCAGTGCCCCCGCCACGCTGCTGGGGGCCACCCCCCGGGAGCACGAGGCGCTGGCGACCTTCGGACGCGAGTACGGTATGGCCTTCCAGCTTCAGGACGACCTGCTCGACCTGACCGGCGAGGAGGAACTCATCGGCAAGCCGGTCGGGGGCGACCTGCGCGAGGGCAAGGCGACCTATCCCCTGCTGCTGCTGCTGGACACCCCCGACGGCGACGAGGTCCGCGCCGTACTGGAGCGCCGGGCCGCGCAGGAGGGCGACCTGGCGCGGATTCTTGACCTCGTGTCGCGCTACGGCGCGGCCGAAGCCACCCGCGAGGAGATCCGTCGCCGGGCGGGCATGGCGACCGAGGCGCTCCGGGCGCTGCCTGCCTCGGAGGCCCGCAGCGCCCTGGCGGCCCTGGCCGAGCGCGAACGCGACCGCAGCCGCTGA
- a CDS encoding acylphosphatase, translating to MRLTALVIGNVQGVGYRRYVQRHCRDLNLRGYAENLTDGRVEVVAEGTQADLDRLLHWLRRGPPHARVQEVQTQYSEATGLNDFHVY from the coding sequence ATGCGTCTGACTGCTCTGGTGATTGGAAACGTTCAGGGGGTCGGCTACCGGCGCTACGTGCAGCGCCACTGCCGTGACCTGAACCTGCGAGGCTACGCCGAAAACCTGACCGACGGCCGGGTGGAGGTCGTCGCCGAGGGCACGCAGGCCGACCTCGACCGTCTGCTGCACTGGCTGCGGCGCGGCCCACCCCACGCCCGTGTGCAGGAAGTCCAGACCCAGTACAGCGAGGCCACCGGCCTGAACGACTTCCACGTGTACTGA
- a CDS encoding OsmC family protein, whose protein sequence is MADIARKANAQWMGDLKSGKGNISTESGTVKDAQYSFGTRFENGVGTNPEELLAAAHAGCFTMQLSALLAAHGHDPQDVRTEATCEMVKDGPGFKVSTMRLQVRGKVGNIDQAEFEKHVAQAADMCPMSRVMKGNVEIVHEAVLE, encoded by the coding sequence ATGGCAGACATTGCGCGGAAGGCGAATGCCCAGTGGATGGGCGACCTCAAGAGCGGGAAGGGCAACATCAGCACCGAGAGCGGCACGGTCAAGGACGCGCAGTACTCCTTCGGCACCCGTTTCGAGAACGGTGTGGGCACCAATCCCGAGGAACTGCTCGCCGCCGCGCACGCGGGCTGCTTCACCATGCAGCTCTCGGCCCTGCTCGCCGCCCACGGCCACGACCCGCAGGACGTGCGGACCGAGGCGACCTGCGAAATGGTCAAGGACGGCCCCGGGTTCAAGGTGAGCACCATGCGCCTTCAGGTGCGTGGCAAGGTCGGCAACATCGACCAGGCCGAGTTCGAGAAGCATGTCGCCCAGGCGGCCGACATGTGCCCCATGAGCCGTGTCATGAAGGGCAACGTGGAAATCGTCCACGAAGCCGTGCTGGAATAA
- a CDS encoding alpha/beta hydrolase — MQAQNWTVPGAPVTGYLWPAPGEARGAVLLTHGFGEYAGRYVSRYHGLIPALTAQGLDVYAYDQRGHGASEGRRAVVDLNLLVGDHLRAREALRGLDRPLFAFGHSMGGLITAASAARDPRGLRGVILSSPALLVGENEPVWLRRLAPLIARAAPGLPAARLATGGLSRLTAEVEAYGADGEVYRGGVPALSGASMLRLSASLWESYASWRLPTLIVHGSADKITDPRGSRRFAGAIASADKTYVEIEGGYHELLNDEPRDEVRALILEWLQARTSPQSRGEQAGAQPG, encoded by the coding sequence ATGCAAGCCCAGAACTGGACGGTTCCCGGCGCGCCGGTCACGGGATACCTGTGGCCCGCCCCGGGAGAGGCGCGCGGCGCGGTACTCCTGACCCACGGTTTCGGGGAGTATGCCGGGCGCTACGTCTCGCGCTACCACGGCCTGATTCCGGCGCTGACGGCGCAGGGCCTGGACGTGTACGCCTACGACCAGCGCGGTCACGGGGCCTCGGAGGGACGGCGCGCGGTGGTGGACCTGAACCTGCTGGTCGGGGACCACCTGCGCGCGCGGGAGGCGCTGCGGGGCCTGGACCGGCCTCTGTTCGCCTTCGGGCACAGCATGGGCGGGCTGATCACGGCGGCGAGCGCCGCGCGGGATCCGCGGGGCCTGCGTGGCGTGATCCTGTCGAGTCCGGCCCTGCTGGTCGGGGAAAACGAGCCGGTGTGGCTGCGCCGCCTCGCCCCCCTGATCGCCCGCGCCGCGCCGGGGCTGCCCGCCGCGCGGCTGGCGACGGGCGGGCTCTCGCGCCTGACCGCCGAGGTCGAGGCCTACGGGGCCGACGGGGAGGTGTATCGGGGCGGCGTGCCCGCCCTGAGCGGGGCCTCGATGCTGCGCCTGAGCGCCTCGCTGTGGGAGAGCTACGCCTCGTGGCGGCTGCCCACCCTGATCGTGCACGGCTCGGCCGACAAGATCACCGATCCGCGCGGCAGTCGGCGTTTTGCCGGGGCCATCGCCTCGGCCGACAAGACCTATGTCGAGATCGAGGGGGGGTACCACGAACTCCTGAACGACGAGCCGCGCGACGAGGTCCGGGCGCTGATCCTCGAGTGGTTGCAGGCCAGAACCTCGCCCCAGAGCCGGGGCGAGCAGGCCGGGGCACAGCCGGGATAA
- a CDS encoding MFS transporter, with translation MNVLPKRPPTALLLFTLFLFGLSLSLVFPVLPFIAARYVPDPGQQSVVIGLLAATTSLLAFFGSPVLGALSDAFGRRPVILLTLLGSAAGYLLFGIGGSLAMLFLGRVLDGVAAGGMGALFAYIADTTSEENRARVFGQVGAAVGAAMIVGPAVGGLLAHFGTSTPVFVAAGVTLLNLLWAGAALPETLVPEKRRPDFGLAHLNPLLHLRQALAAPLVRRLVTVSALFILPFSLMQVALPVMARDLLHWGPGQVGTVLMVSGLSDVVAQGLLLPFLIRTLGEGRVARAGLALGVAGMAGLALLPLRPLALWVYLGVTLLALGEGIYTACMTTLISLAVPDSEQGRVQGGTQAVGQLAQVAGPLVGGQLYARLGPAATFGVGAVMVVMALGALLGIRLPRATDAVAA, from the coding sequence ATGAACGTCCTGCCCAAACGTCCGCCCACCGCGCTCCTGCTGTTCACGCTCTTTCTGTTCGGACTCAGTCTGTCCCTCGTGTTTCCGGTGCTGCCCTTCATCGCGGCGCGCTACGTGCCCGACCCCGGCCAGCAGAGCGTGGTGATCGGGCTGCTGGCCGCCACCACCTCCCTGCTGGCCTTCTTCGGCTCGCCGGTGCTCGGCGCCCTGAGCGACGCCTTCGGCCGCCGCCCGGTCATCCTGCTCACGCTGCTCGGCTCGGCCGCCGGCTACCTGCTGTTCGGCATCGGCGGCAGCCTCGCCATGCTGTTCCTGGGCCGCGTGCTGGACGGCGTGGCGGCGGGCGGTATGGGCGCCCTGTTCGCGTACATCGCCGACACCACCTCCGAGGAAAACCGCGCCCGGGTGTTCGGGCAGGTGGGCGCGGCGGTCGGCGCCGCCATGATCGTGGGCCCGGCGGTGGGCGGCCTGCTCGCGCACTTCGGGACCAGCACGCCGGTGTTCGTGGCGGCCGGCGTGACCCTGCTGAACCTGTTGTGGGCGGGCGCCGCGCTCCCCGAGACGCTGGTCCCGGAAAAGCGCCGGCCCGATTTCGGGCTCGCCCACCTCAACCCGCTGCTGCACCTGCGGCAGGCCCTCGCTGCCCCACTGGTGCGCCGCCTGGTGACCGTGAGCGCGCTGTTCATCCTCCCCTTCTCGCTGATGCAGGTGGCCCTGCCGGTCATGGCCCGCGACCTCCTGCACTGGGGACCGGGACAGGTGGGCACGGTCCTGATGGTCTCGGGATTGAGCGACGTCGTGGCGCAGGGCCTGCTGCTGCCCTTCCTGATCCGCACGCTGGGCGAGGGCCGGGTGGCACGCGCCGGCCTGGCCCTGGGCGTGGCCGGGATGGCCGGGCTGGCGCTCTTACCGCTGCGCCCCCTGGCCCTGTGGGTCTACCTCGGCGTGACGCTGCTGGCGCTCGGCGAGGGCATCTACACCGCCTGCATGACCACCCTGATCTCGCTCGCCGTCCCGGACAGCGAACAGGGCCGGGTACAGGGCGGCACGCAGGCGGTGGGCCAGCTGGCCCAGGTGGCCGGGCCGCTGGTCGGCGGGCAGCTGTATGCCCGGCTGGGGCCGGCCGCGACCTTCGGCGTGGGCGCCGTGATGGTCGTGATGGCCCTGGGGGCGCTGCTGGGTATCCGCCTGCCCAGGGCTACGGACGCGGTGGCCGCCTGA
- a CDS encoding AraC family transcriptional regulator, giving the protein MRFRHHGPDTRLRGLVQGFWELEDAQLAWPEQNYSLPERTLRLMFSAETLRLGPSLTELRPLPPVVLTPFIRQPHRTVGQGRLRMLVAELYPWAARQLLGWTADTPPDALDAALSASPWGREVVGLVRSGEWTAAREALEGHLLALGHLRDGPGTGVLAAQRIYGSFGAARVADLAEELGVSPRTLERQFAREVGVGAKTLARVVRFDEANTRIRSDPAVPMADLTFELGFFDQAHLIKEFRALSSLTPGAFASLAARRRQRVDLDLLRAAGEQHLDLERLPGFEPDPT; this is encoded by the coding sequence GTGCGATTCCGGCATCATGGTCCCGACACGCGCCTGCGCGGGCTGGTGCAGGGCTTCTGGGAACTCGAAGACGCGCAGCTGGCGTGGCCCGAGCAGAACTACAGCCTGCCGGAGCGCACCCTGCGCCTGATGTTCTCGGCCGAGACGCTGCGGCTGGGGCCGAGCCTGACCGAACTGCGGCCCCTGCCGCCGGTCGTGCTGACTCCGTTCATCCGGCAACCGCACCGCACGGTGGGCCAGGGCCGGCTGCGCATGCTGGTGGCCGAACTCTATCCCTGGGCCGCCCGGCAGCTGCTGGGCTGGACGGCCGACACGCCGCCGGACGCCCTGGACGCCGCCCTCAGCGCCAGCCCCTGGGGGCGCGAGGTGGTGGGGCTCGTGCGGAGCGGCGAGTGGACAGCGGCCCGCGAGGCGCTCGAAGGGCATCTGCTGGCGCTGGGCCACCTGCGGGACGGCCCGGGCACAGGGGTCCTGGCCGCCCAGCGGATCTACGGGTCTTTCGGCGCGGCGCGGGTGGCCGACCTGGCCGAGGAACTCGGCGTCAGCCCCCGGACACTGGAGCGTCAGTTCGCCCGCGAGGTCGGGGTCGGCGCCAAGACCCTGGCCCGCGTGGTGCGCTTCGACGAGGCGAACACCCGCATCCGCAGCGACCCGGCGGTGCCGATGGCCGACCTCACCTTCGAGCTGGGCTTTTTCGATCAGGCGCACCTCATCAAGGAATTCCGGGCCCTGTCCAGCCTGACCCCCGGGGCCTTCGCCTCCCTGGCGGCCCGGCGCCGTCAGCGCGTGGACCTGGACCTGCTGCGCGCGGCCGGCGAGCAGCACCTGGACCTGGAGCGGCTGCCGGGCTTCGAGCCGGACCCGACCTGA
- a CDS encoding NADH-quinone oxidoreductase subunit A has product MLLLALGIGVLAVIVSAVLGPKKATRVKLMAYESGNDPERGGVGTGQRFPVHFYLVAMLFIVFDIETAFFYPLAVAYQKLIPFAFFEALTFVLLLLVGYVYVLKKRVLEWA; this is encoded by the coding sequence ATGCTGCTGCTGGCCCTGGGCATCGGGGTGCTGGCGGTGATCGTGAGCGCCGTGCTGGGACCGAAGAAGGCGACGCGCGTCAAGCTCATGGCCTACGAAAGCGGCAACGACCCCGAGCGCGGCGGTGTGGGGACCGGGCAGCGCTTTCCGGTGCATTTCTATCTCGTGGCGATGCTGTTCATCGTCTTCGACATCGAGACGGCGTTCTTCTACCCCCTGGCGGTGGCGTACCAGAAGCTCATCCCCTTCGCCTTCTTCGAGGCGCTGACCTTCGTGCTGCTGCTGCTGGTGGGCTACGTGTACGTGCTGAAAAAGCGGGTGCTGGAATGGGCCTGA
- a CDS encoding NuoB/complex I 20 kDa subunit family protein gives MPLKELFDRDWQELESEGILFSSLEKLVAWGRSNSMWPATFGLACCAIEMMSSTNGRNDLARFGSEVFRASPRQADVMIVAGRLSKKMAPVMRRVYDQMPDPKWVISMGACASSGGMFNNYAIVQNVDQVVPVDIFVPGCPPRPEALIYAVMQLQKKVRGEAFDSLGHQLPMVDAWTR, from the coding sequence ATGCCACTGAAGGAACTGTTCGACCGCGACTGGCAGGAGCTGGAATCCGAGGGCATCCTCTTTTCCAGCCTGGAAAAACTGGTGGCCTGGGGCCGCAGCAACAGCATGTGGCCGGCGACCTTCGGGCTGGCGTGCTGCGCCATCGAGATGATGAGCAGCACCAACGGGCGCAACGACCTGGCGCGCTTCGGCTCGGAAGTCTTCCGCGCCTCGCCCCGACAGGCCGACGTGATGATCGTGGCGGGGCGCCTGAGCAAGAAGATGGCCCCGGTCATGCGCCGCGTGTACGACCAGATGCCCGATCCCAAATGGGTGATCTCGATGGGCGCCTGCGCGAGTTCGGGCGGCATGTTCAACAACTACGCCATCGTCCAGAACGTCGATCAGGTCGTGCCGGTGGACATCTTCGTGCCCGGCTGCCCGCCCCGCCCCGAGGCGCTCATCTACGCCGTCATGCAGCTCCAGAAGAAGGTGCGCGGCGAGGCCTTCGACAGCCTGGGGCACCAGCTTCCGATGGTGGACGCATGGACGCGCTAG
- a CDS encoding NADH-quinone oxidoreductase subunit C, giving the protein MDALAAERDLGPLLAELGLTRDDSREATVVVEAAELRAVARQLGERGFMLMDTVGLDYLRYPEARPARFAVLHNLYHPRDHRRLFLRVWLEDGETLDSLYPVWRAANYLEREVYDLLGIEFVGHPDLRKVLTPDDLEGHPLRKDFPLGETPTLFREGRFLDPAAFRAGLNGQDSGLSGWRGSLRRGATRDLEPPVMPEGGPK; this is encoded by the coding sequence ATGGACGCGCTAGCGGCGGAGCGCGACCTCGGGCCGCTGCTGGCCGAACTGGGCCTGACCCGCGACGACTCGCGCGAGGCGACAGTGGTCGTCGAGGCGGCCGAGCTGCGCGCGGTGGCCCGGCAACTCGGCGAGCGCGGTTTCATGCTCATGGACACGGTGGGCCTCGACTACCTGCGCTACCCCGAGGCCCGCCCGGCGCGCTTTGCCGTGCTGCACAACCTCTACCACCCGCGCGACCACCGCCGGCTGTTCCTGCGGGTGTGGCTCGAAGACGGCGAAACGCTCGACAGCCTGTACCCGGTGTGGCGCGCCGCCAACTATCTGGAGCGCGAGGTGTACGACCTGCTGGGCATCGAGTTCGTGGGGCACCCCGACCTGCGCAAGGTGCTGACGCCCGACGACCTCGAAGGCCACCCGCTGCGCAAGGACTTCCCGCTGGGCGAGACGCCGACCCTGTTCCGCGAGGGGCGCTTTCTGGACCCGGCCGCCTTCCGCGCGGGCCTGAACGGGCAGGACAGCGGCCTGAGCGGCTGGCGCGGCAGCCTGCGCCGGGGGGCCACGCGCGACCTCGAACCCCCCGTGATGCCGGAAGGAGGGCCGAAATGA
- the nuoD gene encoding NADH dehydrogenase (quinone) subunit D: MGPDHQESTAQERLRGQTGALLHTETMSLNVGPQHPSTHGVLRLVVDMDGEYVVKVTPHMGYLHTGFEKTFEHRTYQQGVTYAPRTDYLHCFGHELAYVLSVEKLLGAEVPERASTVRVILHELGRIHSHLVFVGTGLLDLGALTPFFYAFREKETCQDLFEAVCGYRMNQGYFRVGGLSRDIPEGWPGRVSAFLDQLERGVEEYTTLFAHNPIFVDRAQGVGVIPPEVALDLGLTGPNLRASGVPLDHRKDNPYSGYEHYDFDVVTSPDGDSLARFTVRLLEFGQSARIIRQALARLAPGPVKDPNRKISLPPRQELETSMEAVIHHFKLVTEGFHPPLGEVYVPVESARGEVGYYIVSDGGSVPYRVKIRAPSFVNLQALEYACVGGQFADLITILATIDPVLGDVDR, encoded by the coding sequence ATGGGGCCGGACCACCAGGAATCCACGGCGCAGGAGCGGCTGCGGGGCCAGACCGGCGCCCTGCTGCACACCGAGACCATGAGCCTGAACGTGGGGCCGCAGCACCCCAGCACCCACGGCGTCCTGCGGCTGGTCGTGGACATGGACGGCGAGTACGTCGTGAAGGTCACGCCGCACATGGGCTACCTGCACACCGGGTTCGAGAAGACCTTCGAGCACCGCACCTACCAGCAGGGCGTGACCTATGCGCCGCGCACCGACTACCTGCACTGCTTCGGCCACGAACTCGCCTACGTGCTGAGCGTCGAGAAGCTGCTGGGGGCCGAGGTGCCCGAGCGCGCCAGTACCGTGCGCGTGATCCTGCACGAACTCGGGCGCATCCACAGCCACCTCGTGTTCGTGGGGACGGGCCTGCTCGACCTCGGGGCGCTGACGCCGTTCTTCTACGCCTTCCGCGAGAAGGAGACCTGCCAGGACCTCTTCGAGGCCGTCTGCGGCTACCGCATGAACCAGGGCTACTTCCGGGTGGGCGGCCTGAGCCGCGACATCCCCGAGGGCTGGCCGGGGCGGGTCTCGGCGTTCCTCGATCAGCTGGAGCGCGGGGTGGAGGAGTACACGACCCTGTTCGCCCACAACCCGATCTTCGTGGACCGGGCGCAGGGCGTGGGCGTCATTCCGCCCGAGGTGGCGCTGGACCTGGGCCTGACCGGGCCGAACCTGCGGGCCTCGGGCGTGCCGCTCGACCACCGCAAGGACAACCCCTACTCGGGCTACGAGCACTACGACTTCGACGTGGTGACCAGCCCGGACGGCGACAGCCTCGCGCGCTTCACGGTGCGGCTCCTCGAATTCGGCCAGAGCGCGCGCATCATCCGCCAGGCACTCGCGCGGCTCGCGCCGGGGCCGGTCAAGGACCCCAACCGCAAGATCTCGCTGCCGCCGCGCCAGGAACTCGAAACGAGCATGGAGGCGGTCATCCACCACTTCAAGCTCGTGACCGAGGGCTTTCACCCGCCGCTGGGCGAGGTGTACGTGCCGGTCGAGTCGGCGCGCGGCGAGGTGGGCTACTACATCGTTTCGGACGGCGGCTCGGTGCCCTACCGCGTCAAGATCCGCGCGCCCAGCTTCGTGAACCTCCAGGCCCTGGAGTACGCCTGCGTGGGCGGGCAATTCGCCGACCTCATCACCATCCTGGCGACCATCGACCCGGTGCTCGGGGACGTGGACCGGTGA
- the nuoE gene encoding NADH-quinone oxidoreductase subunit NuoE produces MSYFADKQGLVADILSRYPGTPQGRRSALMPLLREVQDAEGFVSEPRMAEIAALCGTTATEVRSVMSFYSTYHTLPTGQYHLQVCSTVMCALAGSDELWDELVSQLDVQPGEVSRDGRFSVQKVECLGSCGTAPVIQLNDGGYYERVTQAKCRHLLAELRQGRPPAPDAPVPVMVNSAGRQVTASGEAVGAGTASLRPLTAGGQP; encoded by the coding sequence TTGAGTTACTTCGCCGACAAACAGGGCCTCGTGGCCGACATCCTGTCCCGCTACCCCGGCACCCCGCAGGGCCGCCGCAGCGCGCTGATGCCCCTGCTGCGCGAGGTGCAGGACGCCGAGGGCTTCGTCTCCGAGCCGCGCATGGCCGAGATCGCCGCGTTGTGCGGCACCACCGCCACCGAGGTCCGCAGCGTGATGAGCTTCTATTCGACGTACCACACGTTGCCCACCGGCCAGTACCACCTCCAGGTCTGCTCGACGGTGATGTGCGCGCTGGCCGGCAGCGACGAGCTGTGGGACGAACTCGTCTCGCAACTCGACGTGCAGCCCGGCGAGGTCAGCCGTGACGGGCGCTTCAGCGTGCAGAAGGTCGAGTGCCTGGGGTCGTGCGGCACCGCGCCGGTCATTCAGCTGAACGACGGCGGCTACTACGAGCGCGTGACGCAGGCCAAGTGCCGCCACCTGCTCGCCGAACTGCGCCAGGGGCGGCCCCCTGCCCCCGACGCGCCCGTGCCCGTCATGGTCAATTCGGCCGGGCGGCAGGTGACGGCCAGTGGCGAGGCGGTGGGGGCAGGTACGGCCTCGCTGCGGCCCCTGACCGCCGGAGGACAGCCATGA